Proteins encoded by one window of Streptomyces sp. NBC_01571:
- a CDS encoding succinate dehydrogenase has product MTRSLWDSSLGKKTVMAVSGLIMLLYLVVHMLGNLKIFFGPGDFNHYAHWLRTLGEPFLHYEWALWIIRVVLVVAVVAHATAAYQMSRRDIRARPSRYVHRKPRSSYATRTMRWGGIILGLFIVWHLLDLTTGTVHSGGFQSGHPYQNVVDTFSTWYGDVIYIVAMLALGLHIRHGFWSAAQTLGAGSRTRDRALKTVANVLALVLTAGFVAVPVAVMTGVVS; this is encoded by the coding sequence ATGACCCGCTCCTTGTGGGACAGCTCGCTCGGGAAGAAGACCGTGATGGCGGTGAGCGGCCTGATCATGCTGCTCTACCTGGTCGTCCACATGCTCGGCAACCTGAAGATCTTCTTCGGCCCGGGCGATTTCAATCACTACGCGCACTGGCTGCGCACCCTCGGCGAACCGTTCCTGCACTACGAGTGGGCCCTGTGGATCATCCGCGTGGTCCTGGTCGTCGCCGTCGTCGCGCACGCCACCGCCGCCTACCAGATGAGCCGCCGCGACATCAGGGCGCGCCCGAGCCGGTACGTCCACAGGAAGCCCCGGTCGAGCTACGCCACGCGCACCATGCGCTGGGGCGGGATCATCCTCGGCCTCTTCATCGTCTGGCACCTCCTCGACCTGACGACCGGCACCGTGCACTCCGGCGGCTTCCAGTCCGGACACCCGTACCAGAACGTCGTCGACACCTTCTCGACCTGGTACGGCGACGTGATCTACATCGTCGCCATGCTCGCGCTCGGCCTGCACATCCGGCACGGCTTCTGGAGCGCGGCACAGACCCTGGGCGCCGGCAGTCGCACCCGCGACCGCGCCCTCAAGACCGTCGCCAACGTCCTCGCGCTGGTGCTGACCGCGGGCTTCGTCGCCGTACCCGTGGCCGTGATGACCGGAGTGGTGAGCTGA
- a CDS encoding fumarate reductase/succinate dehydrogenase flavoprotein subunit yields MTASSVYADYATGEPVADGKAPQGPVNERWDTRRFEARLVNPANRRKHRVIVVGTGLAGGSAGATLAEQGYHVVQFCYQDSPRRAHSIAAQGGINAAKNYRNDGDSVHRLFYDTVKGGDFRARESNVHRLAQISVEIIDQCVAQGVPFAREYGGLLDTRSFGGVQVSRTFYARGQTGQQLLLGAYQALSRQIAAGTVEMHPRTEMLDLIVVDGRARGIVARDLVTGRVDTYYADAVVLASGGYGNVFYLSTNAMNSNATAIWRAHRRGAYFANPCFTQIHPTCIPRTGDHQSKLTLMSESLRNDGRIWVPRAAGDTRPPNEIPEDERDYYLERIYPSFGNLVPRDIASRAAKNVCDEGRGVGPGGQGVYLDFADAIRRMGKAKVEEKYGNLFDMYARITAEDPYTVPMRIYPAVHYTMGGLWVDYDLQTTIPGLFAIGEANFSDHGANRLGASALMQGLADGYFVLPSTINDYLARNPHHEEVTDEHPAVQEVLTETEDRLRLLLAVDGDRTPDSFHRELGELMWEFCGMARTETGLRKALERIPQIREEFWRRIKVPGTGEEFNQSLEKANRVVDYLELAELMCLDALHRAESCGGHFREESQTPDGEAERRDEEFSYAAAWEFTDTGAAPVLHKEDLVFEYVHPTQRSYA; encoded by the coding sequence ATGACCGCATCGTCCGTATACGCCGACTACGCGACCGGTGAGCCGGTCGCCGACGGCAAGGCCCCGCAGGGCCCGGTCAACGAGCGCTGGGACACCCGCCGCTTCGAGGCCAGACTGGTCAACCCCGCCAACCGCCGCAAGCACCGGGTGATCGTCGTCGGCACCGGCCTCGCCGGCGGTTCCGCCGGCGCCACGCTCGCCGAACAGGGCTACCACGTCGTCCAGTTCTGCTACCAGGACTCACCCCGCCGGGCCCACTCGATCGCCGCCCAGGGCGGCATCAACGCGGCCAAGAACTACCGCAACGACGGCGACTCCGTCCACCGGCTGTTCTACGACACCGTCAAGGGCGGGGACTTCAGGGCCCGCGAGTCCAACGTCCACCGGCTCGCCCAGATCTCCGTCGAGATCATCGACCAGTGCGTCGCCCAGGGCGTGCCCTTCGCCCGTGAGTACGGCGGCCTGCTCGACACCCGCTCCTTCGGCGGCGTCCAGGTCTCCCGCACCTTCTACGCCCGCGGCCAGACCGGCCAGCAACTGCTGCTCGGCGCATACCAGGCACTGTCCCGCCAGATCGCCGCGGGCACCGTCGAGATGCACCCGCGCACCGAGATGCTCGACCTCATCGTGGTCGACGGCCGGGCACGCGGGATCGTGGCCCGCGACCTGGTCACGGGCCGTGTCGACACCTACTACGCGGACGCGGTGGTCCTGGCCAGCGGCGGATACGGCAACGTCTTCTACCTCTCGACGAACGCCATGAACTCCAACGCCACCGCGATCTGGCGGGCCCACCGGCGCGGCGCCTACTTCGCCAACCCCTGCTTCACCCAGATCCACCCCACCTGCATCCCGCGCACCGGCGACCACCAGTCGAAGCTGACGCTGATGAGCGAGTCGCTCCGCAACGACGGCCGCATCTGGGTCCCCAGGGCCGCCGGGGACACCCGCCCGCCGAACGAGATCCCCGAGGACGAGCGCGACTACTACCTGGAGCGCATCTACCCGTCCTTCGGCAACCTGGTGCCCCGCGACATCGCCTCCCGCGCCGCGAAGAACGTCTGCGACGAGGGCAGGGGAGTGGGACCCGGCGGCCAGGGCGTCTACCTGGACTTCGCCGACGCCATCCGGCGCATGGGCAAGGCGAAGGTCGAGGAGAAGTACGGCAACCTCTTCGACATGTACGCCCGGATCACCGCCGAGGACCCGTACACCGTCCCGATGCGGATCTACCCGGCCGTGCACTACACGATGGGCGGACTCTGGGTCGACTACGACCTCCAGACCACCATCCCCGGCCTGTTCGCCATCGGCGAGGCCAACTTCTCCGACCACGGGGCCAACCGCCTCGGCGCCTCGGCGCTGATGCAGGGCCTCGCCGACGGCTACTTCGTCCTGCCCTCCACGATCAACGACTACCTCGCCCGCAACCCGCACCACGAGGAGGTCACCGACGAACACCCCGCCGTGCAGGAGGTGCTGACGGAGACCGAGGACCGGCTGCGGCTGCTCCTCGCCGTCGACGGCGACCGCACCCCCGACTCCTTCCACCGTGAACTCGGCGAACTCATGTGGGAGTTCTGCGGCATGGCCCGTACGGAGACGGGACTGCGCAAGGCCCTGGAGCGCATCCCGCAGATCCGCGAGGAGTTCTGGCGGCGCATCAAGGTCCCCGGCACGGGCGAAGAGTTCAACCAGTCGCTGGAGAAGGCCAATCGCGTCGTCGACTACCTGGAGCTCGCCGAACTCATGTGCCTCGACGCACTGCACCGGGCGGAGTCCTGCGGCGGCCACTTCCGTGAGGAGTCCCAGACCCCGGACGGCGAGGCGGAGCGCCGGGACGAGGAGTTCTCGTACGCGGCCGCCTGGGAGTTCACCGACACCGGTGCCGCACCCGTCCTGCACAAGGAAGACCTCGTCTTCGAGTACGTCCACCCCACCCAGCGGAGCTACGCATGA
- a CDS encoding LysR family transcriptional regulator, whose translation MQFQQLQYFVAVAETRHFTRAAELVHVAQPSLSQQIRSLERELGADLFLRARGNITLTDAGEALLPLARRILADADTARHEVQELAQLRSGRVRLGATPSVCTGLLPDVLRAFHDRYPGIRLLIEEGGSHDLVRELARGALDLALVVLPLPTPSPALTTVELLREDLVVVSSPESPAPGAGRTVRIPDLEGERMVMFRHGYDLRELTVAACRAEGFEPVFAVEGGEMDAVLGFVRSGLGLAVVPRMVATRSGRGLRVTPLAPPGLHRTIALAHRSDVAPPRAARELQRMLLER comes from the coding sequence GTGCAGTTCCAGCAGCTCCAGTACTTCGTGGCGGTCGCCGAGACCCGGCACTTCACCCGGGCCGCCGAGCTCGTCCATGTCGCCCAGCCCTCCCTTTCCCAGCAGATCCGTTCGCTGGAAAGGGAGTTGGGGGCGGATCTCTTTCTGCGGGCGCGCGGCAACATCACGCTGACCGACGCGGGCGAGGCGCTGCTGCCGCTGGCCCGCCGCATCCTCGCCGACGCGGACACGGCCCGGCACGAGGTGCAGGAGCTGGCCCAGCTGCGCAGCGGCCGGGTCCGCCTGGGCGCCACCCCGAGCGTGTGCACCGGTCTGCTGCCCGATGTGCTGCGCGCCTTCCACGACAGGTATCCCGGCATCCGGCTGCTGATCGAGGAGGGCGGCTCCCACGACCTCGTCCGGGAGCTCGCCCGCGGCGCGCTCGACCTCGCCCTGGTCGTGCTCCCGCTGCCGACCCCGTCTCCGGCGCTGACCACGGTGGAGCTGCTGCGCGAGGATCTGGTGGTGGTGTCCTCGCCGGAGTCGCCCGCGCCCGGCGCGGGCCGTACGGTCCGGATCCCCGATCTGGAGGGCGAACGCATGGTCATGTTCCGGCACGGTTACGACCTGCGGGAACTGACGGTGGCCGCCTGCCGTGCCGAGGGCTTCGAGCCGGTCTTCGCGGTGGAGGGCGGCGAGATGGACGCCGTACTGGGTTTCGTCCGCTCGGGTCTCGGTCTGGCCGTCGTACCGCGCATGGTCGCGACGCGGTCCGGGCGGGGCCTGCGGGTCACCCCGCTGGCCCCGCCCGGACTGCACCGGACGATCGCACTCGCGCACCGCAGTGACGTGGCACCGCCACGGGCCGCCCGGGAACTGCAGCGGATGCTGCTGGAGCGCTGA
- a CDS encoding succinate dehydrogenase/fumarate reductase iron-sulfur subunit: MKLTLRVWRQKNADADGAMSTYEVDDISADMSFLEMLDTLNEELILKGEDPVAFDHDCREGICGACSLVINGDAHGPERTTSCQLHMRSFQDGDTIDVEPWRAAAFPVVKDLVVDRSAFDRIIQAGGYVTAPTGAAPEAHATPVPKPDADFAFEHAECIGCGACVAACPNGAAMLFTSAKINHLNVLPQGAPERETRVLDMVAQMDEEGFGGCTLAGECATACPKGIPLVSITSMNKEWLRATRKAGRR, from the coding sequence ATGAAGCTCACCCTGCGCGTCTGGCGCCAGAAGAACGCCGACGCCGACGGAGCGATGTCCACGTACGAGGTGGACGACATCTCGGCCGACATGTCCTTCCTGGAGATGCTCGACACCCTCAACGAGGAGCTCATCCTCAAGGGCGAGGACCCCGTCGCCTTCGACCACGACTGCCGCGAGGGCATCTGCGGCGCGTGCTCGCTCGTCATCAACGGCGACGCCCACGGCCCCGAGCGCACGACGTCCTGCCAACTGCACATGCGGTCCTTCCAGGACGGCGACACGATCGACGTCGAGCCCTGGCGCGCCGCCGCCTTCCCCGTCGTGAAGGATCTCGTGGTCGACCGGTCGGCCTTCGACCGGATCATCCAGGCCGGCGGCTACGTCACCGCCCCGACCGGCGCCGCGCCCGAGGCCCACGCCACACCCGTGCCGAAACCGGACGCCGACTTCGCCTTCGAGCACGCCGAGTGCATCGGCTGCGGGGCGTGCGTGGCGGCCTGCCCGAACGGCGCGGCGATGCTGTTCACCTCCGCGAAGATCAACCACCTGAACGTGCTGCCGCAGGGGGCACCCGAACGCGAGACACGGGTGCTCGACATGGTGGCGCAGATGGACGAGGAGGGATTCGGCGGCTGCACCCTCGCCGGGGAGTGCGCCACCGCCTGCCCCAAGGGCATCCCGCTGGTCTCCATCACCAGCATGAACAAGGAGTGGCTGCGCGCCACCCGCAAGGCCGGACGGCGCTGA
- a CDS encoding oxidoreductase produces MSTELQGRTAIVTGASKGIGLAIAQTLAGAGATVVAGSRTTTEALDTLVKEGPVTWVPVDLAEPGAAERLVAAAGGRVDILVNNVGAAPARTGGFLSVTDEDWQRTVDLNLLTAVRVTRAALPVMLAAGHGSVVTVASVNATLPDPLVIDYSAGKAALVAFSKALSKEVGPNGIRVNTVSPGPVETELWLGGGGVAETVSAAAGITPDDVIAQASGATVTGRFSQPSEVAELVLFLAGDRARNITGSDLVIDGGFIPTR; encoded by the coding sequence ATGAGTACGGAACTTCAGGGCCGGACCGCCATCGTCACCGGTGCCAGCAAGGGCATCGGACTGGCCATCGCCCAGACGCTGGCCGGAGCGGGCGCGACGGTCGTCGCCGGGTCCCGCACCACGACGGAGGCGCTGGACACCCTGGTGAAGGAGGGACCTGTCACCTGGGTCCCGGTCGACCTCGCCGAACCCGGCGCCGCCGAACGCCTGGTCGCGGCCGCCGGCGGACGTGTCGACATCCTCGTCAACAACGTGGGCGCCGCCCCCGCCCGCACCGGCGGCTTCCTCTCCGTGACCGACGAGGACTGGCAGCGCACCGTCGACCTGAACCTGCTGACCGCCGTACGGGTGACCCGGGCCGCCCTGCCGGTGATGCTCGCAGCCGGTCACGGCTCGGTGGTGACGGTCGCGTCGGTCAACGCCACCCTGCCCGACCCCCTGGTGATCGACTACAGCGCCGGCAAGGCCGCGCTGGTCGCCTTCTCCAAGGCGCTGTCGAAGGAGGTCGGCCCGAACGGCATCCGGGTCAACACCGTCAGCCCGGGTCCGGTGGAGACCGAGCTGTGGCTCGGCGGCGGGGGAGTGGCCGAGACCGTCTCGGCCGCCGCCGGTATCACCCCGGACGACGTGATCGCGCAGGCGTCCGGTGCCACCGTCACCGGCCGGTTCTCCCAGCCGTCCGAGGTCGCCGAACTGGTTCTCTTCCTCGCCGGGGACCGCGCCCGCAACATCACCGGCAGCGACCTGGTGATCGACGGCGGCTTCATCCCCACACGGTGA
- a CDS encoding bifunctional diguanylate cyclase/phosphodiesterase, producing MTAEPDGPEDRLRRFATIWSRAVFPVTSTSLTRPEFEQQLVPLARRLSEALRARTFEATEGQEVGAAIVSAHCTDPEALSRTLDCVDAYLVLYCGEDGPQEALRTRSARLQHAMAAGFAQALRERTLSEQEAIYQAALNARSTVAEALHASEARFRAVFEGAAIGIAIADLEGNILQANGALLRMFGGSEQTMRGRRVPEWTHPDDAPQVWKLYEELVNGEREHYHVEKAFYRPDGTALWTNLTVSLLRDADGEPQYQLALMEDTTERRLLNLRLRYEATHDALTGLPNRTLFFERLEKALSAGDEQRFGLCYLDLDGFKTINDSLGHAAGDRLLVEVADRLQSCATAPGEMVARLGGDEFVALTTGPDTEREVDELAGRIMNALVTPISIDGRELAVRGSIGIVEGPAGERGPAEVLRSADITMYRAKSAGGNRFELADPEADARAITRHGLTTALPAALDRGEFFIEYQPLVHLGDGSVHGAEALVRWLHPQHGVLGPDQFIPLAEHTGLIVPLGRWVLEQSVRQARQWQERRAGTGPLRINVNLSPCQLTHPGLVQDTVDILEREGLDAGALCLEVTESALIGADDDLLKPLRRLAEMGVDIALDDFGTGYSNLANLRRLPVSILKLDRSFTQGMQQFPADPVDLKIVEGIVSLAHSLDLAVTVEGVETGAQAEQLRILGCDTAQGWYYARPGPPERLHELALVDATG from the coding sequence GTGACCGCGGAGCCGGACGGGCCGGAGGACAGACTCCGCAGGTTCGCGACGATCTGGAGCCGGGCGGTCTTCCCGGTCACCTCGACCTCGCTCACCAGGCCCGAGTTCGAGCAGCAACTCGTGCCGCTGGCAAGGCGGTTGAGCGAAGCTCTGCGTGCCAGGACCTTCGAGGCGACCGAGGGACAGGAGGTCGGCGCCGCGATCGTCTCCGCACACTGCACCGATCCGGAGGCGCTGAGCCGCACCCTCGACTGCGTCGACGCCTATCTGGTGCTCTACTGCGGCGAGGACGGACCCCAGGAGGCCCTGCGTACCCGCTCGGCACGCCTGCAGCACGCCATGGCCGCCGGATTCGCGCAGGCGCTTCGGGAGCGGACGCTCAGCGAGCAGGAGGCCATCTACCAGGCCGCGTTGAACGCGCGCAGCACGGTGGCCGAGGCGCTGCACGCCAGTGAGGCACGCTTCCGCGCGGTCTTCGAGGGCGCGGCCATAGGTATCGCCATCGCCGACCTCGAGGGCAACATCCTGCAGGCCAACGGCGCCCTTCTGCGGATGTTCGGCGGCTCCGAGCAGACGATGCGCGGCCGCCGGGTCCCCGAGTGGACGCACCCCGACGACGCGCCCCAAGTCTGGAAGCTCTACGAAGAGTTGGTCAACGGCGAGCGCGAGCACTACCACGTCGAAAAGGCCTTCTACCGACCCGACGGTACGGCCCTGTGGACCAACCTGACCGTGTCCCTGCTGCGTGACGCGGACGGTGAACCCCAGTACCAGCTCGCCCTCATGGAGGACACCACCGAGCGCCGCCTGCTCAATCTGCGGCTGCGCTACGAGGCCACGCACGACGCGCTCACCGGACTGCCCAACCGGACCCTGTTCTTCGAGCGCCTGGAGAAGGCGCTGTCCGCGGGCGACGAGCAGCGGTTCGGCCTGTGCTACCTCGACCTCGACGGCTTCAAGACCATCAACGACAGCCTCGGACACGCGGCCGGGGACCGGCTGCTCGTGGAGGTCGCCGACCGGCTGCAGTCCTGCGCGACCGCACCGGGCGAGATGGTCGCCCGGCTCGGCGGCGACGAGTTCGTGGCCCTCACCACCGGCCCCGACACCGAGCGCGAGGTCGACGAACTCGCCGGGCGCATCATGAACGCCCTGGTCACCCCGATCAGCATCGACGGCCGTGAGCTGGCCGTGCGCGGGAGCATCGGCATCGTCGAGGGGCCGGCGGGCGAACGCGGCCCGGCGGAGGTGCTGCGCAGCGCCGACATCACGATGTACCGCGCCAAGTCCGCGGGCGGCAACCGCTTCGAACTCGCCGATCCAGAGGCGGACGCCCGCGCGATCACCCGGCACGGGCTCACCACGGCCCTCCCGGCGGCCCTCGACCGGGGCGAGTTCTTCATCGAGTACCAGCCGCTGGTGCACCTCGGCGACGGCAGCGTGCACGGCGCGGAGGCGCTGGTGCGCTGGCTGCATCCGCAGCACGGCGTGCTCGGACCCGACCAGTTCATCCCGCTCGCCGAGCACACCGGGCTGATCGTGCCGCTCGGCCGCTGGGTCCTGGAACAGTCGGTCCGGCAGGCCCGCCAGTGGCAGGAACGGCGTGCGGGGACCGGCCCGCTGCGGATCAACGTCAACCTGTCGCCGTGCCAGCTGACCCATCCGGGTCTGGTCCAGGACACCGTGGACATCCTGGAGCGCGAAGGGCTCGACGCGGGCGCACTGTGCCTGGAGGTCACCGAGTCGGCGCTGATCGGCGCCGACGACGACCTCCTCAAGCCGCTGCGCCGGCTCGCCGAGATGGGCGTGGACATCGCCCTCGACGACTTCGGCACCGGCTACTCGAACCTCGCCAACCTGCGCCGGCTGCCCGTGAGCATCCTCAAGCTGGACCGCTCGTTCACCCAGGGCATGCAGCAGTTCCCGGCGGACCCGGTCGACCTCAAGATCGTCGAGGGCATCGTCTCGCTCGCCCACAGCCTCGACCTCGCGGTCACGGTCGAGGGCGTCGAAACGGGCGCCCAGGCCGAACAGCTGCGGATACTGGGCTGCGACACCGCCCAGGGCTGGTACTACGCCCGGCCGGGTCCGCCGGAGCGTCTGCACGAGCTGGCCCTGGTCGACGCCACCGGCTGA